From bacterium, the proteins below share one genomic window:
- a CDS encoding MFS transporter: MKTMLNPTERRVITLTAAGHWVTHAAMLALPAAAALLKSQFHLDTFEYGLLANLSYLGFGLGALPAGFLVDGIGPRRTLYICLGGVALGALVTALAEGLVMLAVGVTLLGLAAGLYHPAGLTLVSSNLLQDGRGMGYHGIAGSGGMALGNFIGAGILAVASWHYLFGLYAVVPLLVLGYQWLAVRPLALAEPHTAEPPTEPPPPRRWAQMAFAVTAAALLGFSYQGMVVFMPLFFGENLHLAGMTEEVLGNLAAGVMLLGGVFGQFSGGVLAERKKPLRSATWLSAAACVAGLGGRFAGGWWTLFISVGMAAAVFSTQPITNSIVGRLMPARHRGKGYGLASAVNFGFGSLAGSVGGWVAQNAGLENVFLLLAATSLLAALAMLLLRKTGGDEVARPRGA; this comes from the coding sequence ATGAAAACCATGCTCAACCCCACCGAACGCCGGGTCATCACGCTCACCGCCGCGGGGCACTGGGTGACGCACGCGGCGATGTTGGCGCTGCCGGCCGCGGCGGCCCTCCTCAAATCCCAATTCCACCTCGACACCTTCGAGTACGGCCTGCTGGCGAACCTCTCGTACCTGGGCTTCGGGCTGGGGGCGCTGCCGGCGGGGTTCCTGGTGGACGGCATCGGGCCCCGGCGCACGCTGTACATCTGCCTGGGCGGCGTCGCCCTGGGGGCGCTGGTAACCGCCCTGGCCGAAGGGCTGGTGATGCTGGCGGTGGGCGTCACGCTTTTGGGCCTGGCGGCGGGGCTCTACCACCCCGCGGGGCTGACGCTGGTGAGCTCCAACCTCCTCCAGGACGGCCGGGGGATGGGCTACCACGGCATCGCCGGGAGCGGCGGGATGGCCCTGGGGAATTTCATCGGCGCGGGAATCCTGGCCGTGGCGAGCTGGCATTACCTCTTCGGGCTTTACGCCGTCGTCCCGCTCCTGGTGCTGGGCTACCAGTGGCTGGCCGTGCGGCCCCTGGCGCTCGCCGAGCCGCACACCGCCGAGCCGCCGACGGAGCCGCCCCCACCCCGCCGCTGGGCGCAGATGGCCTTCGCCGTAACCGCCGCGGCCCTCCTCGGGTTCAGCTACCAGGGGATGGTCGTCTTCATGCCGCTCTTCTTCGGCGAGAACCTGCACCTGGCCGGGATGACCGAGGAGGTGCTGGGGAACCTGGCCGCGGGTGTGATGCTGTTGGGCGGGGTTTTCGGCCAGTTCTCCGGGGGCGTCCTCGCGGAGAGGAAGAAGCCGCTGCGCTCGGCGACCTGGCTGTCGGCGGCGGCGTGCGTCGCGGGGCTCGGCGGGCGCTTCGCCGGGGGATGGTGGACCCTTTTCATCTCGGTGGGCATGGCGGCTGCGGTCTTTTCCACCCAGCCCATCACCAACAGCATCGTCGGACGGCTCATGCCCGCCCGACACCGCGGGAAGGGCTACGGCCTGGCCAGCGCCGTCAACTTCGGCTTCGGTTCCCTGGCCGGGTCCGTCGGGGGGTGGGTGGCCCAGAACGCCGGCCTCGAGAACGTATTTCTGCTGCTGGCCGCGACCTCGCTCCTGGCGGCGCTGGCGATGCTCCTGCTGCGGAAGACCGGCGGTGACGAGGTCGCCCGGCCCCG
- the lysS gene encoding lysine--tRNA ligase — MPDETLDQVRHRREKRRRFEEAGLPPYPARSHRDRTVAELLQGFDAMEGSEAEFALAGRLVALRGHGKATFADLTDSSGRVQLYFKRDTLGEESYGLVGELDLGDFIGVRGRAMTTRTGEPTVAVTAWTLLAKSLRPTPVVKQTEDEEGKAVRHDALADVELRYRQRYLDLLLNPESRERFLARTRLTALVRRFLDERGFLEVETPVLQPLYGGAAAEPFTTHHNELDIPLFLRIADELYLKRLIIGGLERVYEIGKDFRNEGMDRTHNPEFTQCELYQAFSDYHGMMALFEELLKFLAVELTGGTIITYQGKEVDFSKPFRRLPVLEAIKERTGVDLGLEPGRELNRGAALKLAEKYALEYPDHAPTGKIIMGVFDAVAEPLLQDPVFVLDYPAEVSPLAKTKPEDPRLAERFEPHVAGLELGNAFSEQNDPDIQRQVLEAHARQRALGDSEAAVVDEDFLRALEYGMPPTGGLGIGLDRLTMLFTDAPSIQDVILFPQMRPK, encoded by the coding sequence TTGCCCGACGAGACCCTGGACCAGGTCCGCCACCGGCGGGAGAAGAGGCGGCGCTTCGAGGAGGCCGGCCTGCCGCCGTACCCCGCGCGCTCCCACCGCGACCGGACCGTCGCGGAGCTTTTACAGGGTTTCGACGCCATGGAGGGCTCCGAGGCCGAGTTCGCCCTAGCCGGCCGCCTGGTCGCCCTGCGGGGCCACGGCAAGGCCACCTTCGCCGACCTCACCGATTCCTCGGGCCGCGTCCAGCTCTACTTCAAGCGCGACACGCTGGGGGAGGAGTCCTACGGGCTGGTCGGTGAGCTGGACCTGGGCGATTTCATCGGGGTCCGGGGCCGGGCCATGACCACCCGCACCGGCGAGCCCACGGTGGCCGTGACCGCCTGGACGCTTCTGGCCAAGAGTCTGCGGCCCACGCCCGTGGTCAAACAAACCGAGGACGAGGAGGGGAAGGCCGTCCGTCACGACGCCCTGGCCGACGTGGAGCTCCGTTACCGGCAGCGGTATCTGGATTTACTGCTGAACCCGGAGAGCCGGGAGCGGTTCCTGGCGCGCACGCGGCTGACGGCGCTCGTCCGGCGCTTCCTCGACGAGCGCGGCTTCCTCGAAGTGGAAACCCCCGTGCTCCAGCCGCTCTACGGCGGGGCGGCGGCGGAGCCCTTCACCACCCACCACAACGAGCTGGACATCCCGCTCTTCCTGCGCATCGCCGACGAGCTGTACCTCAAGCGGCTCATCATCGGCGGCCTCGAGCGCGTCTACGAAATCGGCAAGGACTTCCGCAACGAGGGGATGGACCGGACCCACAACCCCGAGTTCACCCAGTGCGAGCTGTACCAGGCTTTTTCCGACTACCACGGCATGATGGCGCTCTTCGAGGAGCTGCTGAAATTTCTGGCGGTGGAGCTCACCGGCGGGACGATAATCACGTATCAGGGTAAGGAAGTGGACTTCTCGAAGCCCTTCCGGCGGCTGCCGGTTTTGGAGGCGATAAAAGAGCGGACGGGGGTGGATTTGGGCCTGGAGCCGGGGCGGGAGCTCAACCGCGGCGCGGCGTTGAAACTGGCTGAAAAATACGCCCTGGAATACCCCGACCACGCCCCCACGGGCAAGATAATAATGGGGGTCTTCGACGCCGTGGCCGAGCCGCTCTTGCAGGACCCGGTCTTCGTCCTGGACTACCCGGCCGAGGTGAGCCCCCTGGCCAAGACCAAGCCCGAGGACCCCCGGCTGGCCGAGCGCTTCGAGCCCCACGTCGCGGGCCTCGAGCTGGGCAACGCCTTTAGTGAGCAAAATGACCCCGATATCCAGCGGCAGGTGTTAGAGGCCCATGCCCGTCAGCGCGCCCTGGGCGACTCGGAGGCCGCGGTGGTGGACGAGGATTTCCTGCGCGCCCTGGAATACGGCATGCCCCCCACCGGCGGCCTCGGCATCGGCCTGGACCGACTCACCATGCTCTTCACCGACGCCCCGAGCATCCAGGACGTGATACTGTTCCCGCAGATGCGACCGAAGTAG